One segment of Brassica napus cultivar Da-Ae chromosome C3, Da-Ae, whole genome shotgun sequence DNA contains the following:
- the LOC111203927 gene encoding vegetative cell wall protein gp1-like encodes MMKVSFIIIVLLMVGIVSGKISTKKVSPAPSPSPSPDSYAPQSETRMSPSPSPSDSPTTMPPGYIHQPPSLSPEESDLKYKDGSGTERESSSGGGKKAGIAVGVIAAASMVGLGGYVLKKRRENIRRSRYEYAATEIF; translated from the coding sequence ATGATGAAGGTCAGTTTCATAATCATAGTTCTGTTAATGGTAGGAATAGTATCCGGTAAGATATCAACTAAAAAAGTTTCACCAgctccatctccatctccatctccgGATTCGTATGCACCTCAATCAGAAACCAGAATGTCTCCATCTCCTTCACCATCGGACTCTCCAACAACGATGCCTCCCGGTTACATTCACCAGCCACCGTCTCTGTCACCGGAAGAAAGTGATCTCAAATACAAAGACGGTAGTGGAACAGAGAGGGAAAGTTCCTCAGGTGGCGGAAAGAAGGCTGGAATCGCGGTTGGAGTGATCGCAGCAGCGAGTATGGTTGGTCTCGGAGGGTACGTGTTGAAGAAACGTAGAGAGAACATTCGTCGATCACGATATGAATACGCCGCCACTGAGATCTTCTGA
- the LOC111204337 gene encoding putative defensin-like protein 274 has product MASSRFQLVALLVIFSLVITAQSNLTEKEEMDGPCRLRGTCDEDSDCDTHCHRSTDAIKMDGHCLFDRPTPVCCCLFD; this is encoded by the exons ATGGCCTCATCAAGATTTCAACTTGTTGCCCTTCTTGTCATCTTTTCTCTCGTTATTACTGCCCAATCTAATTTAACAG AAAAGGAAGAAATGGACGGACCATGCCGCTTGAGAGGAACATGCGATGAGGACAGCGACTGCGACACCCATTGCCACCGAAGCACCGACGCTATAAAAATGGACGGCCACTGTCTCTTCGACAGACCCACCCCCGTATGCTGCTGCCTCTTTGATTAA